One window of Rhizobium leguminosarum genomic DNA carries:
- a CDS encoding O-antigen ligase family protein: protein MSAIEATYPRVAQPQRMTLRLIGSAFVAFGVFLSGFVIDEPAPYELWMAGLIGLWFILGLRISRGVAPLLALLLTFNIGGMLSLTQMKDLATGPMYIAVSTFLALTAVFYAAIIEDSHKRLPLVFNAWTFAAVATSALGILGYFHAFPGAEIFTLYDRAKGAFQDPNVFGPFLVPPSLYLIHGILAGDLKKSPLKAAALLVLALGIFLSFSRAAWGLFALGVVLLIFIMLLKERSGAFRLRVLVLSLAAIIMLVASLLVALQIPKVAELFSARAQLVQQYDGEHLGRFERHRIGFTMMMERPLGIGPLVFGTMFPEDEHNIWLKSLTTYGWLGFVSYVGMLIWTLALGFRYLLLDRPWQPFLMIAWISVLGHATIGNVIDIDHWRHVYLLLGTVWGCAALEVRHKRGRRP, encoded by the coding sequence TTGAGCGCGATCGAGGCGACATATCCCCGTGTCGCCCAGCCGCAGCGGATGACGCTGCGCCTGATCGGCTCGGCCTTCGTCGCCTTCGGCGTCTTCCTCTCCGGTTTCGTGATCGACGAACCGGCACCCTACGAACTCTGGATGGCGGGGTTGATCGGCCTCTGGTTCATCCTGGGCCTGAGGATTTCGCGCGGCGTGGCGCCGCTGCTTGCCCTGCTGCTCACCTTCAATATCGGCGGTATGCTGTCGCTGACGCAGATGAAAGATCTGGCGACGGGGCCGATGTATATTGCGGTGTCGACCTTCCTGGCGCTGACGGCAGTCTTTTACGCAGCGATTATCGAGGACAGCCACAAGCGGCTGCCGCTGGTCTTCAACGCCTGGACCTTCGCCGCCGTCGCCACCTCCGCGCTCGGCATACTCGGCTATTTCCATGCCTTTCCGGGCGCGGAGATCTTCACGCTCTATGACCGCGCCAAGGGCGCCTTCCAGGATCCGAACGTCTTCGGCCCCTTCCTGGTGCCGCCATCACTCTATCTCATCCACGGCATCCTGGCCGGCGACCTGAAGAAATCGCCGCTGAAGGCTGCCGCTCTGCTCGTGCTTGCGCTCGGCATCTTCCTGTCCTTTTCCCGCGCCGCCTGGGGTCTGTTCGCGCTCGGTGTGGTGCTGCTGATCTTCATCATGCTGCTCAAGGAGCGCAGCGGCGCCTTTCGCCTCAGGGTGCTGGTCCTGTCGCTGGCGGCGATCATCATGCTGGTCGCCTCGCTGCTGGTGGCGCTGCAGATCCCGAAGGTCGCCGAACTGTTTTCGGCGCGCGCCCAGCTGGTGCAGCAATATGACGGCGAGCATCTCGGCCGTTTCGAGCGCCACCGGATCGGCTTCACCATGATGATGGAGCGCCCGCTCGGCATCGGCCCGCTGGTGTTCGGCACAATGTTTCCCGAGGACGAGCACAATATCTGGCTGAAATCGCTCACCACCTATGGCTGGCTCGGCTTCGTCAGCTATGTCGGCATGCTCATCTGGACGCTCGCGCTCGGCTTCCGATACCTGCTGCTCGACCGGCCGTGGCAGCCCTTCCTGATGATCGCCTGGATCTCGGTTCTCGGCCACGCGACGATCGGCAACGTCATCGATATCGACCACTGGCGCCATGTCTATTTGCTGCTCGGCACGGTCTGGGGCTGCGCGGCGCTTGAGGTGCGCCACAAGCGCGGCCGGAGGCCATAG
- a CDS encoding carbohydrate ABC transporter permease: MSRSSNIPAAALFLRLVLWLLAFVTITPFLLLLLTSIKSKADVLKGAFALPAYPHFENYVDAWNAGHFNIYFWNSIIVVIPVVAVSVFLGLLTGFAFAYLSFPLRRTLFAILTLGMMVPAEAFIIPLYYEMRYLGLINTYAALIIPQIAMSIPFSTIFLASAMQQLPEEVLEAAVLDGAGRFHILRKIVIPLMIPAMSTLALFLFIWTWNEFLIPFILVNDDAYRTLPLGMLFFQGRYTVNTPVLTAGAVIVIFPLILTYLVFQRRFIAGLTAGATK, from the coding sequence ATGAGCCGTTCGTCCAACATCCCGGCCGCTGCGCTATTCCTTCGTCTTGTCCTCTGGCTTCTTGCTTTCGTAACGATCACCCCGTTCCTGCTTCTGCTGCTGACGTCGATAAAGAGCAAGGCTGACGTCTTGAAGGGTGCATTCGCCCTTCCGGCCTATCCGCATTTCGAAAATTATGTCGATGCCTGGAATGCCGGACATTTCAACATCTACTTCTGGAATTCGATCATCGTTGTCATACCCGTCGTTGCAGTAAGCGTCTTTTTAGGCCTGCTGACCGGTTTTGCCTTCGCCTACCTGTCATTCCCGCTTCGGCGCACGCTGTTCGCGATCCTGACGCTCGGCATGATGGTGCCGGCGGAGGCCTTCATCATCCCGCTTTATTATGAAATGCGATATCTTGGTCTGATCAACACCTATGCGGCGCTTATTATCCCGCAGATCGCGATGTCGATACCGTTCTCAACGATCTTCCTCGCCAGCGCGATGCAACAATTACCAGAGGAAGTTCTCGAAGCGGCGGTCCTCGACGGCGCCGGACGCTTCCATATCCTTCGCAAGATCGTTATCCCGCTGATGATACCGGCAATGTCGACATTGGCGCTGTTCCTGTTCATCTGGACCTGGAACGAGTTTCTCATTCCGTTCATTCTGGTCAACGACGACGCCTATCGGACGCTGCCCCTCGGCATGCTGTTTTTCCAAGGGCGTTACACTGTCAACACGCCGGTTCTGACCGCCGGCGCGGTGATTGTGATTTTCCCGCTCATTCTGACGTATCTGGTTTTCCAGCGGCGGTTTATCGCCGGCTTGACGGCAGGCGCGACGAAATAG
- a CDS encoding carbohydrate ABC transporter permease, translated as MKRSALDGTQQTNFIYLLPGLLLYAAFVFGPIVAALGLSLTSWDGLSVPKWVGLGNYADLFSDSRFYIALRNNAELMIFYCVLPLVLGITLAACVWNLKQREQLALRTFLFLPYIMPTAVLGIIWAWLYNPAFGPFNQFLRAVGLGRFALPWLGDFNFVLPAVGIVATWYFFGFCMVIFLTGIQRIDPSLFDAAKVDGASARKTFFWITLPLLMPEIRVVLLLTVIASIKSFDLIFTMTRGGPANATLVPNIYMYQLGFELNRFGAAAAIAIVGALLTFAINYAIHRLVGSRSKGVA; from the coding sequence ATGAAACGCTCCGCGCTTGATGGAACGCAACAGACCAATTTCATCTATTTATTGCCTGGATTGCTGCTTTACGCGGCGTTTGTCTTTGGGCCGATTGTCGCGGCTTTGGGACTGAGCCTGACCAGTTGGGACGGCTTGAGCGTGCCGAAGTGGGTTGGCTTGGGCAATTACGCCGATCTGTTTTCCGACAGTCGTTTTTACATTGCCCTGCGTAACAATGCCGAACTCATGATCTTCTACTGTGTCCTGCCGCTCGTGCTCGGGATAACGCTTGCTGCCTGCGTCTGGAATCTCAAGCAGCGCGAACAACTCGCCCTCAGAACGTTCCTGTTCCTGCCTTATATCATGCCGACTGCCGTGTTGGGCATCATCTGGGCATGGCTCTACAATCCCGCATTCGGCCCGTTCAATCAGTTTCTCAGAGCGGTAGGATTGGGCAGGTTCGCATTGCCCTGGCTCGGAGATTTCAATTTTGTGCTTCCCGCGGTCGGGATCGTTGCCACATGGTATTTTTTTGGTTTCTGCATGGTCATTTTCCTCACCGGAATTCAGCGCATTGACCCGTCGCTGTTCGATGCCGCCAAGGTCGATGGCGCTTCGGCGCGAAAGACATTTTTCTGGATAACGCTGCCGCTTCTCATGCCTGAGATAAGGGTGGTTTTGCTTCTGACGGTGATAGCATCGATTAAAAGCTTCGACCTGATTTTTACAATGACCCGCGGCGGACCGGCGAACGCGACGCTCGTGCCGAATATCTACATGTATCAGCTCGGCTTCGAGCTCAATCGGTTCGGCGCTGCGGCGGCCATCGCCATTGTCGGCGCGTTGCTGACATTCGCAATCAATTATGCAATTCACCGGCTGGTCGGCTCTAGAAGTAAAGGAGTGGCTTGA
- a CDS encoding extracellular solute-binding protein, translating to MNRTVKSISILPAYRLKAAVALAGAALMSFGLSAARADDLAVWDDQTFEGQSAVIEQLNKEFEAAHPGVTIKRTARTFDDMKLTLKLAVSAGDGPVITKVNQGAGDMGAMVKEGLLLPVDDYIKKYGWDKRQSDSVLARDRWEGPKFGVGKTYGISGLGEIVGLYYNKKILDDAGVKLPQTFEELLADLDKLKEKGVAPFMMGSAKQHLALHMIGAIDQAHIDAANRGELDDLIYGKGGSWNTKGNIESAKLVQSWAQGGYFYPGFEGISADDAVQLFISGQGAFLISGTWYFGDMQNNPDIGFMAIPAPKGISKPMSVGGVDLAWAITSLAKDKTKQDLAGEYVDYMVSEKAAESWANAGYLPATSLPADAKPKLTPLLTSGIEMWKTLNANDALGHYPDWSSPTMLKTIDDNTPLLLSGKITPEAFVDAMDKDYQGYLKDKK from the coding sequence ATGAATAGAACCGTGAAATCGATCAGCATACTGCCGGCATACCGATTGAAAGCAGCTGTCGCGCTTGCAGGCGCGGCGCTTATGAGTTTCGGCCTTTCCGCGGCCCGCGCCGACGATCTGGCTGTGTGGGATGACCAAACCTTTGAAGGCCAGAGCGCGGTCATCGAGCAACTGAATAAGGAGTTCGAAGCCGCCCATCCCGGTGTAACGATCAAACGCACCGCCCGCACCTTCGATGACATGAAGCTGACGCTGAAGCTTGCGGTTTCGGCAGGGGACGGCCCTGTCATCACCAAGGTCAACCAGGGCGCCGGCGACATGGGCGCGATGGTCAAGGAAGGTTTGCTCCTGCCGGTTGACGACTACATCAAGAAATATGGCTGGGATAAGCGGCAATCGGATTCCGTGCTTGCTCGAGACCGCTGGGAGGGGCCAAAATTCGGGGTCGGCAAGACCTACGGCATATCGGGTCTCGGCGAGATCGTTGGCCTCTACTACAACAAGAAGATCCTCGACGACGCGGGCGTTAAGCTGCCGCAGACCTTCGAGGAGCTTTTGGCTGATCTTGATAAGCTGAAGGAAAAAGGCGTTGCGCCCTTCATGATGGGCTCGGCAAAGCAGCATCTCGCCCTGCACATGATCGGTGCCATCGATCAAGCGCATATCGACGCGGCCAATCGCGGCGAACTTGATGACCTGATTTACGGCAAAGGCGGCTCCTGGAACACCAAGGGCAATATCGAATCCGCCAAGCTCGTGCAGAGTTGGGCACAGGGCGGCTATTTCTATCCCGGCTTCGAGGGCATCTCGGCTGACGACGCCGTCCAGCTCTTCATTTCCGGGCAAGGCGCGTTCCTGATCTCCGGGACCTGGTATTTCGGCGACATGCAAAACAATCCAGATATCGGCTTCATGGCCATTCCCGCTCCGAAGGGCATTTCCAAGCCCATGAGTGTCGGCGGCGTGGACCTTGCCTGGGCGATAACGAGCCTTGCCAAAGACAAGACAAAGCAGGACCTTGCCGGCGAGTATGTCGACTACATGGTTTCGGAAAAGGCCGCTGAAAGCTGGGCCAATGCCGGCTACCTCCCTGCAACATCGCTCCCGGCGGATGCAAAGCCTAAGCTTACGCCGCTCCTGACCTCGGGCATCGAGATGTGGAAAACACTCAACGCCAACGATGCACTCGGGCACTACCCCGATTGGTCGAGCCCGACGATGCTGAAGACGATAGACGACAACACACCACTTCTCTTGTCCGGCAAGATCACTCCCGAAGCCTTTGTCGATGCCATGGACAAGGATTATCAGGGGTATTTGAAGGATAAGAAATAA
- a CDS encoding GNAT family N-acetyltransferase produces MDSNCFIRPAIEADIDALFDICLKTANGGEDASALYSDPHLPGYIWSVPYLKFARDLAFVLVQGDRPVGYVLGVSDTSRFDKDLATNWWPFVRREIAGLTPSHPRDADVIERIQNPRSGTTWLQDDYPAHLHINILPGLQAGGWGRRMISTELQALRNQGVKAVHLGVDPNNERARGFYRHLGFSELERDGSVAFAMRIDEVSG; encoded by the coding sequence ATGGACAGCAACTGCTTCATCCGCCCGGCGATTGAAGCCGATATCGACGCTCTTTTCGACATCTGCCTGAAAACTGCCAATGGCGGCGAGGACGCCAGCGCGCTCTATAGCGACCCGCATCTGCCCGGTTACATCTGGTCGGTACCCTATCTCAAGTTTGCCAGAGACCTTGCCTTTGTTCTCGTTCAGGGCGACCGACCGGTCGGCTATGTCCTCGGGGTGTCCGATACCAGCAGGTTCGACAAAGACTTGGCGACAAACTGGTGGCCGTTCGTCCGCCGAGAGATCGCCGGGCTGACACCCAGCCATCCGCGCGACGCCGATGTGATCGAGCGAATTCAAAATCCGCGAAGCGGAACGACGTGGCTTCAAGACGACTATCCGGCGCATCTTCACATCAACATTCTTCCCGGACTTCAGGCAGGCGGCTGGGGGCGCAGGATGATCAGCACCGAGCTTCAGGCGCTTCGCAATCAAGGGGTCAAGGCTGTGCATCTCGGGGTCGATCCAAACAACGAACGCGCCAGAGGCTTCTACCGTCATCTTGGTTTTTCCGAACTCGAACGGGACGGCTCCGTCGCTTTTGCCATGCGGATCGATGAAGTATCCGGCTAG
- a CDS encoding glycogen debranching protein codes for MIKPSTDGQLSAEEGVLLPVMAPRLQADVHPDGYADLALWGAGSLGRVRFSAVGGPYTYAPNRMVSEHGGVFVAQSLPVILIRGVRLQGVYPARRCAWWHEPDGEGARARLTRTDHRRTFEMGWGVLIVDALGSDLRIAVGASRREAEKALSLTSQAIIAEAAEYVARCDLAPDADALMRSMVSQGIHAALSSIRRDENGAFAGLAAGQAYSAPARTYYRDGYWTMQPLLTLAPEAVRDEIRLLAKGVQPDGEAPSGVILTGPAQSEAWQRFVADSKANPKTHKRAVPEYHNRPQDWWSDHFDSPLFFILFIDDYFSATKDTAEVQRHWPIVKAIVERYLGLAGPGSVLPLKPRNDRDWADNVYREGLVSYDLGLFVGALDAVARLGDSLDPTLAERARKTASLARQEIEARLFVPTTGGYVDYGTPGAFVEDHLALDSLTLSRLGAISAQKAVGLLRAFESKLESRNNQEQPYGSWGVMCAYPPFKRQSDLRSKTAFPYRYHNGSDWPYWDGAYAEERLRHGLGGARYALTRWWQTCLENGWIGAVEYFSPPYGRGSLLQGWSAMPAAVVLKYGLDAANAEPIS; via the coding sequence ATGATAAAGCCCTCGACCGATGGACAGCTTTCCGCCGAAGAGGGCGTTTTACTGCCTGTAATGGCGCCACGCCTTCAGGCGGATGTTCATCCGGACGGATACGCTGATCTCGCTCTCTGGGGCGCTGGCAGTCTGGGGCGTGTGAGATTTTCTGCCGTCGGGGGGCCTTACACCTATGCCCCGAACCGAATGGTCTCCGAACATGGCGGCGTATTCGTCGCGCAGTCGCTGCCGGTGATTTTGATCAGAGGCGTGCGCCTTCAAGGCGTATATCCGGCGCGTCGTTGCGCCTGGTGGCATGAGCCGGACGGGGAAGGCGCGAGAGCGAGGCTCACTCGGACCGATCATCGGCGGACTTTCGAAATGGGCTGGGGTGTGCTCATCGTGGACGCTCTCGGCTCGGATCTTCGGATTGCCGTCGGCGCATCGAGACGCGAAGCCGAGAAAGCTCTCAGCCTCACCAGCCAGGCCATCATTGCGGAAGCCGCTGAATATGTTGCGCGTTGTGATCTGGCGCCCGACGCCGACGCGCTGATGCGCAGCATGGTCAGCCAGGGGATACACGCCGCCCTTTCCAGCATCAGGCGTGATGAAAACGGCGCCTTCGCTGGTCTCGCCGCAGGGCAGGCCTATAGTGCTCCGGCACGGACCTATTACCGCGATGGCTATTGGACGATGCAGCCTCTTCTGACGCTTGCACCGGAGGCGGTGCGCGACGAGATCCGGCTGCTCGCCAAGGGGGTCCAGCCGGATGGAGAAGCTCCAAGCGGGGTAATCCTGACCGGGCCTGCGCAATCAGAGGCTTGGCAGCGCTTTGTCGCCGACAGCAAGGCCAATCCCAAAACCCACAAGAGGGCGGTTCCGGAGTACCACAACCGTCCGCAAGATTGGTGGAGCGACCACTTTGACAGCCCGCTCTTCTTCATTCTTTTCATTGACGACTATTTCAGCGCAACGAAAGATACAGCCGAGGTGCAACGACACTGGCCGATCGTCAAGGCAATCGTGGAGCGCTATCTCGGCCTGGCTGGTCCCGGCAGCGTTCTGCCGCTGAAGCCGCGCAACGACCGGGACTGGGCCGACAATGTCTATCGTGAGGGTCTGGTCTCTTACGATCTGGGTCTTTTCGTCGGAGCCCTGGACGCGGTGGCAAGGCTTGGCGACAGTCTCGATCCGACGCTTGCTGAACGCGCACGCAAGACCGCAAGTCTTGCCCGCCAAGAAATCGAGGCCAGGCTCTTTGTGCCGACAACGGGAGGATATGTCGACTATGGAACGCCTGGCGCTTTTGTCGAGGATCATCTGGCTCTCGACAGCCTGACCTTGTCACGATTGGGTGCGATTTCAGCGCAAAAGGCCGTTGGCTTGCTGAGAGCGTTTGAAAGCAAGCTGGAATCGCGCAACAATCAGGAACAGCCCTATGGCAGCTGGGGGGTGATGTGCGCCTATCCGCCATTCAAGCGGCAAAGTGATCTGCGATCCAAGACCGCCTTTCCCTACCGCTACCACAATGGCTCGGACTGGCCCTATTGGGATGGCGCCTATGCCGAAGAACGCCTTCGTCACGGACTTGGCGGTGCGCGTTATGCATTGACACGCTGGTGGCAAACCTGCCTGGAGAACGGCTGGATCGGTGCGGTGGAATATTTCTCGCCGCCTTACGGGCGCGGCTCCCTGCTTCAGGGCTGGAGTGCCATGCCGGCGGCGGTTGTTCTAAAATACGGGCTTGACGCCGCAAATGCGGAGCCAATCTCATGA
- a CDS encoding ROK family transcriptional regulator, which translates to MAMTSSVVQTPIARKISTNAVIRTVLASGSISRADIAKLTGLSKQTISDVVRDLEDDGWLKPIGQTDGRPGRNAIIYEINARAGLAVSIDLGGTKIAAAICDLLGNVVAETKVATDPRGGMHLVNQFSDVIVELALAAGTTADKLRLVVLGSPGVLDPATGHINVAPNIPGIDAINLRQVFSDRMGVPVIVENDVNLAAQGERWRGHGVETGNFAFIALGTGVGMGIIANGALLRGARGAAGEIAYLPIGGDAFDPGGFTLGTFESAVGSVAMLRRYTGFGGRHASTVAELFAAFNAGETSALAAIEETARLVAVAIAAIGATLDPELVITGGSIGARPELVNAIRGFLPRCTPYPPRIEISRFGNRAALMGGMGVAVERMHDDLFGVKLKDA; encoded by the coding sequence ATAGCAATGACCTCTTCTGTCGTACAGACTCCAATCGCACGAAAAATTTCAACCAATGCCGTGATCCGAACCGTGTTGGCGAGCGGGTCGATCTCCCGCGCCGATATTGCCAAGCTGACCGGCTTGTCAAAACAGACGATTTCCGATGTCGTGCGCGACCTTGAGGATGATGGATGGCTGAAGCCGATCGGACAGACCGATGGACGACCGGGCCGGAATGCGATCATCTACGAAATCAATGCACGGGCAGGACTGGCCGTCTCCATCGATCTCGGCGGCACGAAGATTGCTGCGGCGATCTGCGATCTGTTGGGCAACGTCGTCGCCGAAACCAAAGTGGCCACCGACCCGCGGGGCGGAATGCATCTCGTCAATCAGTTCAGCGATGTGATCGTTGAACTCGCGCTTGCTGCCGGAACGACCGCTGACAAGCTCCGTCTCGTCGTTCTGGGCAGTCCCGGCGTGCTCGATCCCGCCACCGGCCATATCAATGTGGCACCGAACATTCCCGGCATCGACGCCATAAATCTGCGGCAGGTCTTCAGCGACAGAATGGGCGTACCGGTGATTGTCGAAAACGATGTCAACCTGGCGGCGCAAGGGGAGCGATGGCGGGGACATGGTGTCGAGACCGGCAATTTTGCGTTCATTGCACTCGGAACGGGCGTTGGCATGGGCATTATCGCCAATGGCGCTCTGTTGCGCGGCGCGCGTGGCGCGGCCGGCGAAATCGCCTATCTTCCGATCGGCGGAGATGCTTTCGATCCTGGCGGGTTTACGCTTGGAACATTTGAGAGCGCGGTCGGCAGCGTCGCGATGCTTCGTCGCTACACTGGTTTCGGCGGGCGCCACGCATCCACCGTGGCCGAGCTCTTCGCCGCGTTCAATGCAGGAGAGACAAGCGCCCTGGCCGCAATCGAAGAGACGGCAAGGCTGGTGGCGGTCGCCATTGCGGCCATCGGAGCAACGCTTGATCCTGAACTGGTGATCACCGGCGGCAGTATCGGCGCAAGACCAGAACTTGTAAATGCGATCCGGGGTTTCCTGCCACGTTGCACGCCTTATCCGCCGCGCATCGAGATCAGCCGCTTTGGGAACCGCGCCGCCCTGATGGGGGGAATGGGGGTCGCGGTCGAGCGCATGCATGACGATCTATTTGGTGTAAAATTGAAGGACGCATGA